In Labrus mixtus chromosome 11, fLabMix1.1, whole genome shotgun sequence, a single window of DNA contains:
- the iqgap3 gene encoding ras GTPase-activating-like protein IQGAP3, whose translation MAESGGQSRYERLTAEQMDEQRIQSEAYQYLCRLEEAKRWMEACLGEELPAPTEMEEALRNGVILAKLGHRFAPNAVSVKKIYDPEQLRYNAVGLQFRHTDNINHWRNALTSLGLPTIFHPETTDVYDKKNMPRAVYCIHALSLFLYRRGLAPQIQDLFGKVKFTEEEINNMKMELDKYGIQMPAFNKIGGILANELSVDEAAVHAAVIAINEAVDSGRVEVTVEALKNPNALLTDLQEALMSVYQEMLRQARRRKEEQAARRGGGSEEKDIYEEFLTQKEIQKNIDIVNIRSAVEHVDEALDSSDELALLAALQLPCLFLRGLRTDNGPWYLDQLFADRQQKARDQGSVDPLEPDELQEGVTIANQDATRARNMHAAEQCVNTSLRGNDPRHTVSCLMTSDLQLPDVFPFAATLYHRELQLLQRRSPQGELLQEELFVAVEMLSAVALINQAVEAGHMQQFSSSLVSPSAGLSDIDHTLLDRYLDALLFVKQQAGKQLLTWNQLQEEINRVNTSVQDDYLQLQVVSQVNEAVLRGDAERLISALMLPSAGLEEVLPGNTCRYLTLLSTAQKHRAQDSRDPEAELWLADIQEAVTRANQQSQRALKLCLSVAAVNQAVKENRVKQTLRVLSLPEVNLQGVIHSCAAEYQRELLSVITHRLHTGDNRSPWVRFRLEDGSFYYFHLTHLKGTWDRPPGFIHNNVFLDQDQIQEVVSSVSGSYSRSALWRSSEALIIRLQAVSRGFVVRKKLEARRRYLICQTPAVITIQSHWRRVVQQRVYRRRLQFLYMNWRAVVKIQACVRMWSARRKYRARLNFFRRHVGAIIKIQAFFRANRARDQYRMLVHSDTPPLSVVRKFVHLLDLGDSDIREEAELLRLREEVVRSIRFNRQLEADLNLMDLKIGLLVRNRATLQEVVSHCKKLTKKNKEQLSDMMDVGRSKGLKALSRERRDRLEAYQHLFYLLQTQPLYLAQLIFLMPQSRSTSFMEMLVFSLFNYGSDRREAYLLLHLFTEALRYEIRLKVEQPQDVVTGNPTVIKMLVNFYRHARGQNNLRDVLGPALQDVLTDRSVSIRTDPVDVYKTWINQTETQTGTKSSLPYDISPEDALSHPEVQRRIDIAIINLKNLTDRVLKAITSNLHKLPYGLRYTAKVLRDALRTKFPDASEDDLYKIVGNLVYYRFMNPAIVAPDGFDVVDRCAGSTLQPEQRHILGSIARMLQHAAAKKHFHGEGYHVRVLNQYITQTHHRFRKFLLSVCDVPEPEDRFNMDEYSEMLIVHKPVVYISVSELINTHRLLLEQQDVLCPDPSDPLRLLLNDLGAVPTLQELIGESSGDPESKTDVSLTLTNKFDIFNESDDQQDARALLLSTKQLIIDVVRTQPGESLSHILRASASHDQRVCHDWLVQRRAQQDARTPDKMKRNQSLIANGNLSLEEKKRKISRSLRCLEGRGILTPPHSENQILQMIAKDIRQQRLHRQRRGAELQKLNQTLSSLQVKSSFHSEQVDYYRHYITSCLDNLTTSSKLTNKKAAESKVKKKLPALSYSAARLQEKGVLLEISDLPHTQFKNVVFDITPGPETGSFKVKARFLGVEMEEFLLKYQDLLQLQYEGVAVMKMFDKAKINVNLLIFLLNKKFFKK comes from the exons gtGGATGGAGGCGTGTCTGGGGGAGGAGCTACCTGCTCCCACTGAGATGGAGGAGGCGCTGAGGAATGGAGTTATCCTCGCCAAACTGGGTCATCGATTCGCACCAAACGCTGTCAGCGTGAAGAAGATCTATGACCCCGAGCAGCTGCGCTACAAT gcCGTGGGGCTTCAGTTTCGCCATACTGACAACATCAATCACTGGAGGAACGCTTTGACATCTCTCGGACTGCCAACG ATCTTCCATCCTGAAACTACAGACGTTTATGACAAGAAGAACATGCCACGAGCTGTTTACTGCATCCACGCTCTCAG tctgTTTCTGTACAGACGGGGTTTGGCTCCACAGATTCAGGACTTGTTTGGAAAAGTCAAGTTCACAG AGGAGGAGATCAACAACATGAAGATGGAGTTGGATAAATACGGGATCCAGATGCCGGCGTTCAACAAGATTGGAGGAATTCTGGCCAATGAGCTGTCAGTGGACGAGGCTGCAG TCCATGCGGCGGTGATAGCCATTAACGAGGCGGTGGACAGTGGGCGTGTGGAGGTGACGGTAGAGGCTCTGAAGAACCCTAATGCACTCCTCACTGACCTGCAGGAGGCACTGATGAGCGTCTACCAGGAGATGCTGCGTCAggccagaagaagaaaagaggagcaggcagCCCGCAGG ggcGGAGGTTCAGAGGAGAAGGATATCTACGAGGAGTTTCTGACTCAGAAGGAGATCCAGAAGAATATCGACATAGTGAACA ttCGCTCAGCAGTGGAGCATGTGGATGAAGCTTTGGATTCTTCGGATGAACTCGCTCTGCTCGCCGCTCTGCAGCTGCCATGTTTGTTCCTCAGGGGCCTCCGTACTGACAACGGGCCCTGGTACCTGGATCAGCTGTTTGCAGACCGCCAGCAGAAGGCTCGG GATCAGGGCTCTGTGGATCCTCTGGAGCCTGACGAGCTGCAGGAAGGAGTGACCATCGCCAACCAGGACGCCACGAGAGCCAGAAACA tgcatGCAGCCGAGCAGTGTGTGAATACATCTCTACGTGGCAATGACCCCCGACACACAGTAAGCTGTctgatgacctctgaccttcagCTACCTGACGTGTTTCCGTTTGCTGCAACTCTTTATCACcgagagctgcagctgctgcagagacgcAGCCCACAG GGGGAGCTGCTGCAAGAGGAGTTGTTTGTTGCCGTGGAGATGCTGTCAGCTGTCGCTCTCATCAATCAGGCCGTAGAGGCGGGACATATGCAGCAGTTCAGCTCCTCATTGGTCAGTCCTTCTGCAGGACTGTCTGATATCGACCACACCCTGCTGGATAG GTACTTGGATGCTCTGCTCTTTGTGAAGCAGCAGGCCGGAAAACAACTGCTCACCTGGAACCAGCTGCAGGAAGAAATCAACCGAGTCAACACCTCAGTTCAGGATGACTACCTTC agCTGCAGGTGGTGTCTCAGGTAAATGAGGCCGTGCTGAGAGGAGATGCTGAGCGGCTGATCTCCGCTCTtatgctgccctctgctggactgGAGGAAGTACTACCTGGAAACACCTGCAGATACCTGACCCTGCTGTCTACAGCCCAGAAACACAGagcacag GACAGCAGAGACCCAGAGGCTGAGCTGTGGTTGGCTGATATCCAGGAGGCTGTGACGAGAGCCAATCAACAGAGCCAGAGAGCTCTGAAGT tgtgtctgtctgtagcTGCAGTGAATCAGGCAGTGAAGGAGAACAGAGTGAAGCAGACTCTTCGTGTCCTCAGTTTACCTGAAGTCAACCTACAGGGAGTCATTCACAGCTGTGCTGCAGAGTATCAGAGGGAGCTGCTCAGTGTGatcacacacaggttacacacag GAGACAACAGAAGCCCATGGGTTCGATTCCGGCTGGAGGATGGGTCCTTCTATTACTTCCACCTGACTCACCTGAAGGGAACCTGGGACAGACCCCCCGGCTTCATCCACAACAATGTGTTCCTGGACCAGGaccagatacag GAAGTGGTGAGCAGTGTTTCGGGCTCGTACAGTCGCAGCGCGCTCTGGCGGAGCAGTGAAGCCCTCATCATTCGCCTACAGGCAGTCAGTCGGGGTTTCGTGGTCAGAAAGAAGCTGGAGGCTCGACGGCGTTACCTGATCTGTCAGACACCTGCTGTCATCACCATCCAG tCTCACTGGAGGAGGGTTGTCCAGCAGCGGGTGTACAGAAGGCGTCTGCAGTTTCTCTACATGAACTGGAGAGCTGTTGTCAAG ATTCAGGCGTGTGTGAGGATGTGGTCGGCCAGGAGGAAATATCGAGCTCGGCTGAACTTCTTCAGGCGTCAC GTGGGTGCTATCATAAAGATCCAGGCCTTCTTCAGGGCTAACCGAGCCCGAGACCAGTACAGGATGCTGG TGCACTCGGACACACCCCCTCTGTCTGTGGTCAGGAAGTTTGTTCACCTGCTTGACCTGGGCGACAGTGACATCAGAGAGGAGGCGGAGCTGCTGCgtctgagagaggaggtggtgagaaGCATCCGCTTCAACCGCCAGCTGGAGGCGGACCTGAACCTGATGGACCTGAAGATCGGCCTGCTGGTTCGCAACCGTGCCACGCTACAG gaagtggtgtcGCACTGTAAGAAACTAACAAAGAAGAACAAGGAGCAGCTGTCGGACATGATGGACGTGGGGAGAAGTAAAGGACTGAAGGCTCTGAgccgagagaggagagacaggctGGAGGCCTACCAACACCTGTTTTACTTGCTGCAg acgcAGCCTCTGTACCTGGCTCAGCTGATCTTCCTGATGCCTCAGAGTCGGTCCACCTCCTTCATGGAAATGTTGGTGTTCAGTCTTTTTAACTACGGCTCTGACCGCAGGGAGGCCTACCTGCTCTTACACCTGTTCACAGAGGCTTTACGCTACGAGATCAG GTTGAAGGTGGAGCAGCCTCAAGACGTGGTCACAGGTAACCCCACCGTCATCAAGATGCTGGTGAACTTTTACCGCCACGCTCGCGGTCAGAACAATTTGCGGGACGTGCTCGGTCCAGCTCTGCAGGACGTACTGACTGACCGTAGTGTCAGCATCCGGACCGACCCCGTGGACGTCTACAAGACCTGGATCAACCAGACCGAGACCCAGACCGGAACCAAGAG CTCTCTCCCATACGACATCTCACCTGAGGACGCTCTGAGTCACCCTGAAGTCCAGAGACGCATCGACATCGCCATCATCAACCTGAAGAACCTGACGGACAGAGTGCTAAAAGCCATCACATCCAATCTCCACAAACTACC GTATGGTCTGCGTTACACAGCAAAGGTTCTCCGAGACGCTCTGAGGACAAAGTTTCCAGATGCCAGTGAGGATGACCTGTACAAG attgTAGGTAACCTGGTCTACTATCGCTTCATGAACCCGGCTATCGTGGCTCCTGATGGTTTTGACGTGGTGGACCGGTGTGCAGGCTCCACCCTGCAGCCAGAGCAGCGTCACATCCTGGGCTCTATCGCCCGCATGCTACAGCATGCCGCAGCCAAGAAACACTTCCATGGAGAGGGATACCATGTCCGAGTCCTGAACCAGTATATAACCCAGACCCACCACAGGTTCAG GAAGttcctgctgtctgtgtgtgacgtCCCTGAGCCGGAGGACAGATTCAATATGGATGAATACTCAGAGATGCTTATTGTCCACAAACCTGTCGTCTACATCTCTGTCAGCGAGCTGATCAACACACACAGg ttgttgttggagcaacagGATGTTTTGTGTCCCGACCCGTCTGACCCCCTCAGACTGCTGCTGAACGACCTCGGAGCAGTGCCCACCCTGCAGGAGCTCATTG GTGAGTCTTCAGGTGATCCAGAGAGTAAGACGGACGTTTCTCTGACACTCACCAACAAGTTCGACATCTTCAACGAGTCTGACGACCAACAAGACGCCAGAGCACTGCTGCTCAG cacAAAGCAGCTGATCATTGATGTGGTCAGGACTCAGCCAGGTGAGTCTCTGAGTCACATCCTGAGAGCGTCTGCATCACATGACcag AGAGTCTGTCATGATTGGCTGGTGCAGCGGCGTGCTCAGCAGGACGCTCGCACGCCTGACAAGATGAAAAGGAACCAATCACTAATCGCCAACGGCAACCTGAGTttagaggagaagaagaggaagatctCGAGGAGTCTTCGTTGCCTGGAGGGGCGTGGCATCCTGACTCCGCCCCACAGCGAGAACCAGATCCTGCAGATGATCGCCAAG GACATCCGTCAGCAACGTCTTCACCGTCAGCGACGAGGGGCGGAGCTTCAGAAGCTGAATCAGACTCTCAGCAGTCTGCAGGTGAAGAGCAGCTTCCACAGTGAACAGGTGGACTACTACAGACattacatcacttcctgtctggacAACCTAACCACCAGCag TAAACTGACCAATAAGAAGGCAGCAGAGAgcaaagtgaagaagaagcttCCTGCTCTGAGCTACAGCGCCGCCCGGCTGCAGGAGAAGGGAGTGCTGCTGGAGATCAGTGAcctgccacacacaca GTTTAAGAACGTCGTCTTCGACATCACTCCTGGaccagaaacaggaagtttcaaagtaaaagcacgaTTCCTCGGCGTTGAGATGGAAGAGTTCCTGCTCAAATACCAG gacctgctgcagctgcagtacGAGGGTGTGGCGGTGATGAAGATGTTCGACAAGGCGAAGATCAACGTCAACCtgctcatcttcctcctcaacAAAAAGTTCTTTAAGAAATGA